One genomic segment of Helianthus annuus cultivar XRQ/B chromosome 14, HanXRQr2.0-SUNRISE, whole genome shotgun sequence includes these proteins:
- the LOC110904480 gene encoding uncharacterized protein DKFZp434B061 has protein sequence MANSNKQTQLKSTDDVNFKMRRSFSWDRSFFTSDGFLGAAELSSMIKGDGDDVKHELQKIDELESLEAELYQEIEASTQKANEISMLKKSSKRVSSGKRDSQAKKITGASGPHKDAPTKTPPKRSSLTGASGSSPTNNVKSPARRSMGSITGKDNVGSPSRTPPAIITKNTLASVNTRVSRTSPASPVSPRSPGSSPSAFSVTQRSKRRDSVPHKSSVNNEKPSPTNERRNDDRKASKRAVSVTPKTQSSISLKIKPPPMISHPSSPSGSTTQRWSLSSSCTVDQRSKSHGIKGSLVHHASKPALKNHPIGQTSDPNRKQPAKTAAAASSGLQPNSPKTKKQSSPKAKESLENIYIISPELLDLKGKINALKMEINMHKDRCNKMVRAEGNLKTAFAIKECSV, from the exons ATGGCAAACAGCAATAAACAGACCCAACTAAAGTCAACAGACGACGTTAACTTCAAAATGCGCCGAAGTTTTTCGTGGGATAGATCCTTTTTCACCAGTGATG GTTTTCTTGGTGCTGCAGAGTTGTCAAGCATGATCAAAGGAGACGGGGATGATGTCAAGCACGAGTTACAGAAAATCGACGAGCTCGAAAGTCTGGAAGCTGAATTGTACCAAGAAATTGAAGCTTCAACTCAAAAAGCCAATGAAATATCTATGTTAAAAAAATCAAGCAAACGCGTGTCATCAGGAAAGAGGGATTCTCAAGCAAAAAAGATAACCGGAGCGAGTGGTCCCCACAAGGATGCACCGACCAAGACACCACCGAAAAGATCATCGCTAACCGGTGCTTCAGGTAGTTCTCCAACAAACAATGTTAAAAGCCCAGCGAGAAGAAGCATGGGTTCCATAACTGGTAAAGATAATGTTGGCTCCCCCTCGAGAACACCACCTGCGATCATAACTAAGAATACACTGGCGTCGGTTAATACTCGTGTATCAAGGACATCGCCTGCTAGTCCTGTTAGCCCACGGTCACCAGGTTCATCACCTTCGGCATTTTCCGTCACTCAACGCTCAAAAAGGCGTGATAGTGTTCCTCATAAATCCTCGGTGAATAACGAGAAACCATCACCAACCAACGAAAGAAGAAACGATGACCGCAAAGCCAGCAAACGTGCAGTCAGTGTAACGCCCAAAACACAATCGAGCATCAGCTTGAAGATTAAACCGCCACCTATGATTTCTCATCCATCCTCACCTTCAGGTTCAACAACTCAACGGTGGTCTCTGTCATCATCTTGTACGGTCGATCAAAGGTCAAAATCACATGGAATTAAAGGTTCTCTTGTTCATCACGCATCCAAACCGGCTTTGAAAAACCATCCCATTGGCCAGACTTCAGATCCGAACCGAAAACAGCCAGCAAAAACAGCTGCAGCAGCTAGTTCAGGACTACAACCAAATTCCCCGAAAACTAAGAAACAATCAAGTCCTAAAGCAAAAGAATCCTTGGAAAATATTTATATAATCTCTCCGGAACTTCTGGATTTGAAAGGTAAGATAAACGCCTTGAAGATGGAAATCAACATGCACAAGGACAGATGCAACAAAATGGTCCGTGCCGAAGGTAACTTGAAGACTGCATTTGCTATCAAAGAATGCAGTGTGTGA
- the LOC110904481 gene encoding 40S ribosomal protein S23, with translation MGKTHGMGAGRKLKSHRRRQRWADKSYKKSHLGNEWKKPFAGSSHAKGIVLEKIGIEAKQPNSAIRKCARVQLIKNGKKIAAFVPNDGCLNYIEENDEVLIAGFGRKGHAVGDIPGVRFKVVKVSGVSLLALFKEKKEKPRS, from the exons ATGGG GAAGACACATGGAATGGGAGCGGGTCGTAAGCTGAAGTCCCACCGCAGAAGGCAAAGGTGGGCCGACAAGTCGTACAAGAAATCTCACCTTGGTAACGAATGGAAGAAGCCATTTGCTGGTTCTTCTCATGCTAAGGGCATCGTCCTTGAAAAGAT TGGTATTGAGGCCAAACAGCCTAACTCTGCTATCCGAAAGTGTGCTAGAGTTCAACTAATCAAGAACGGAAAGAAGATTGCAGCTTTTGTTCCCAATGATGGTTGCTTAAACTACATCGAAGAAAAC GATGAGGTGTTGATTGCGGGATTTGGAAGGAAAGGGCATGCTGTGGGAGATATTCCCGGAGTCAGGTTTAAGGTTGTGAAGGTTTCCGGTGTGTCTCTTTTGGCTCTCTTTAAGGAGAAGAAAGAGAAGCCTAGATCTTAA
- the LOC110904482 gene encoding interactor of constitutive active ROPs 2, chloroplastic encodes MQTPKTRAATLEVPQRTQKAVRQLKTSGTEADNSSSQNPVAKTPKVRSPKVVDRRSPRTPTSEKKRPSRVSELETQLANLQEELKKTKDQLSQSESSKKRADEEAEGAKKQLAEMSEKYQDSQQQLDEISASEESRLQELRKISQDRDRAWESELEAVHKHHSLDSAALAATVNEVQKLKMQLEKVTESEATQAKYAESAHDEMLKLRLELSETLALVDELKILLKDSQDSEARALELLSQTHKQLETAKSTEETLRLEKLEAMKACDLLTVELEKSKAKVDSLEGIVNKLEMKNSKPAGDDNDEDDQEEINGLKTEVRKLKEELERAEKRYQEQYIQSTLQIRSAYEHVEQVRSESNQKVSNLEIDLEKSKFELENLKAKLAEREEKLQDVKEENKNLNQKLEKTEFATEKETEDFTEFADLRKLEADVEDLKRVKFEKETELKNVKEENEKLKMEKNQVNNEAVVAAEAARVAEKEALTKVGYLTEEVNKSGKQVERVTEQLDLAQAANAEMEAELRRLKVQTDQWRKAAEAAAAMLSDANNGKFVERTGSLDTRTIGGKLNSPFSDDLEEESPKKKNGNMLKKFGVFMKGKR; translated from the exons ATGCAAACTCCTAAAACAAG AGCTGCAACCTTGGAGGTGCCACAGAGGACGCAAAAAGCTGTCAGGCAGCTCAAAACTTCAGGAACAGAGGCTGATAATTCTTCGTCGCAAAATCCAGTTGCCAAAACACCTAAAGTCAGAAGTCCAAAAGTTGTTGATCGACGGTCACCTCGCACTCCAACGTCTGAG AAAAAACGTCCTAGCAGAGTATCCGAACTCGAAACTCAGCTTGCCAATCTCCAAGAAGAACTAAAGAAGACAAAGGACCAGCTTAGCCAATCAGAGTCATCGAAAAAACGGGCCGATGAGGAAGCCGAAGGGGCGAAAAAGCAGCTTGCTGAAATGTCCGAAAAGTATCAAGATTCACAACAACAGCTTGACGAGATTTCAGCGTCTGAAGAATCCCGACTTCAAGAACTTAGAAAGATCTCACAGGACCGGGACCGGGCCTGGGAATCTGAACTTGAGGCGGTTCATAAACACCACTCTTTAGATTCTGCCGCCTTAGCTGCCACGGTGAACGAGGTCCAGAAGCTTAAGATGCAGCTTGAGAAGGTTACGGAATCCGAAGCGACACAGGCTAAATATGCAGAATCGGCACATGATGAAATGCTGAAGTTACGGCTGGAACTATCTGAAACACTTGCGTTAGTTGATGAACTCAAAATCCTACTGAAGGATTCACAGGATTCTGAGGCTAGAGCGTTGGAACTCTTGAGTCAAACACACAAACAATTGGAAACCGCAAAGTCAACTGAAGAGACGCTGCGGTTAGAGAAACTGGAAGCTATGAAAGCTTGTGATTTGTTAACAGTGGAATTGGAGAAATCGAAAGCTAAAGTGGATTCTTTGGAAGGAATTGTTAACAAACTTGAGATGAAAAACAGTAAACCTGCAGGGGACgataatgatgaagatgatcaagAAGAGATTAACGGTTTGAAAACGGAGGTGCGAAAGTTAAAGGAAGAACTGGAGAGAGCTGAAAAGAGGTATCAAGAGCAGTATATTCAAAGCACGTTGCAGATACGTAGTGCTTATGAGCATGTGGAACAAGTAAGATCCGAATCGAACCAAAAAGTTTCGAATTTAGAGATAGATTTGGAGAAGTCAAAATTTGAGTTAGAAAATCTGAAGGCAAAACTGGCGGAGAGAGAAGAAAAACTGCAAGACGTAAAAGAAGAAAACAAGAACTTGAATCAAAAGCTCGAGAAAACCGAATTTGCAACAGAGAAAGAAACTGAAGATTTTACTGAATTTGCCGATTTAAGGAAATTGGAAGCGGATGTGGAGGATTTGAAACGTGTCAAGTTTGAGAAAGAAACCGAACTAAAAAACGTCAAAGAGGAAAATGAAAAACTGAAAATGGAGAAAAATCAGGTGAACAACGAAGCTGTTGTGGCTGCAGAAGCTGCAAGAGTTGCTGAAAAAGAAGCACTTACAAAAGTCGGTTATTTAACCGAAGAAGTGAATAAAAGTGGCAAACAAGTGGAGAGGGTAACAGAGCAATTAGATTTAGCTCAGGCGGCAAATGCGGAAATGGAAGCTGAGTTGAGGCGGCTGAAAGTGCAAACAGATCAGTGGAGAAAAGCGGCAGAGGCGGCTGCCGCCATGCTGTCCGATGCGAATAATGGGAAGTTTGTGGAGAGAACAGGGTCTCTTGATACTCGCACCATTGGTGGGAAGTTGAATTCGCCTTTCTCCGATGACTTGGAAGAAGAATCACCCAAGAAAAAGAATGGAAACATGTTAAAGAAGTTTGGGGTTTTCATGAAGGGCAAGAGGTGA